The Deinococcus carri genome contains a region encoding:
- a CDS encoding single-stranded-DNA-specific exonuclease RecJ → MKRPRSDLPEARWLLAPPASREVLLDSMRGWGVSPPLAQVLHGRGLTPALLDPPLTLTPNPALREAARRIVAAVRAGKRIRIHGDYDADGVSATATLVLGLRELGAEVHGFIPHRLNEGYGIHPDKLEEHAAACDLLVTVDCGVTNLEEVRSLLARGVEVIVTDHHAPGPDYPNCLVVHPHLTTGYDPDLHNLTGAGVAYHLLWAVREDLGLPAPLDLTGVATLGTIADVAPLIGENRALVRAGLDALATSSLPGIQALLRAKKVERPTARDVSFLLAPLVNAAGRLGEADLALELLTTGSDHEARTLATYLEARNQERRVLQDRMYEEALALADPEEPAIVVTKADWHAGVMGIVASKLVEAFYKPVYIVAQGKGSVRSTPGISAVEGLRYSHDLLRRYGGHPGAAGFAVEEGNFPALRERLHSYARQFPRPVPAWRLDAPLPTPGATLDLVTEAAAFEPYGTGHTPPLWHVRGALTGTRLVGKRGDSLQFQVGALRGIKHGEQDAAPGERDLATHLVRSEWRGQNRLELHGQALRAPARLGLDTPFTAAPALPRLDPREAMSHLRAGASAYADGPVAAYLRDQVPGLTLLSPGAPHPGGELILYALPAESDLTRWLEAGRVAFAFGPKTLAELEGSLSSQHLGPPPPQIRPGTGEAGLEAAADAYRLWQWAHLYRVLDDAGWNAAVRHLLGLGEPQAQAERLEVSAADD, encoded by the coding sequence ATGAAACGCCCCCGCTCCGATCTGCCCGAGGCCCGCTGGCTGCTGGCCCCCCCGGCCAGCCGGGAGGTGCTGCTGGACAGCATGCGGGGCTGGGGCGTCTCGCCGCCGCTGGCGCAGGTGCTGCACGGGCGCGGCCTGACCCCCGCCCTCCTCGACCCGCCGCTGACCCTCACGCCCAATCCAGCGCTGCGGGAGGCGGCGCGGCGCATCGTGGCAGCGGTGCGAGCGGGCAAGCGCATCCGCATTCACGGCGACTACGACGCCGACGGCGTGAGCGCCACCGCCACCCTGGTCCTGGGGCTGCGCGAGCTGGGGGCCGAGGTCCACGGCTTCATTCCGCACCGGCTGAACGAGGGCTACGGCATCCACCCCGACAAGCTGGAGGAACACGCCGCCGCCTGCGACCTGCTGGTGACGGTGGACTGCGGCGTGACCAACCTGGAGGAGGTGCGGTCGCTGCTCGCGCGCGGGGTGGAGGTTATCGTGACCGACCACCACGCGCCGGGGCCGGACTATCCAAACTGCCTGGTGGTTCACCCGCACCTGACCACCGGCTACGACCCCGACCTCCACAACCTGACCGGGGCCGGGGTGGCCTACCACCTGCTCTGGGCGGTGCGTGAGGACCTGGGGTTGCCCGCCCCGCTGGACCTGACGGGCGTGGCGACGCTAGGGACCATCGCGGACGTCGCGCCCCTGATCGGGGAAAACCGCGCGCTGGTGCGGGCAGGGCTGGACGCGCTGGCCACCTCGTCCCTGCCCGGCATCCAGGCCCTCCTGAGGGCCAAGAAGGTCGAGCGCCCCACGGCACGGGACGTGTCCTTTTTGCTGGCCCCGCTGGTCAACGCCGCCGGGCGGCTGGGCGAGGCCGACCTGGCGCTGGAACTGCTGACCACCGGCAGCGACCACGAGGCCCGCACCCTCGCCACCTATCTCGAAGCGCGCAACCAGGAGCGGCGCGTGCTGCAAGACCGCATGTACGAGGAGGCGCTGGCGCTGGCCGACCCGGAGGAACCCGCCATCGTGGTCACGAAGGCGGACTGGCACGCGGGCGTGATGGGTATCGTGGCGAGCAAGCTGGTCGAGGCCTTTTACAAGCCCGTCTACATCGTCGCGCAGGGCAAGGGGTCGGTGCGCAGCACCCCCGGCATCAGCGCCGTGGAGGGTCTGCGCTACAGCCACGACCTGCTGAGGCGCTACGGCGGGCACCCCGGCGCGGCGGGCTTCGCGGTCGAGGAGGGGAACTTCCCGGCCCTGCGTGAGCGGCTGCACAGCTACGCCCGGCAGTTTCCGCGCCCGGTCCCCGCCTGGCGGCTGGACGCGCCGCTGCCGACGCCAGGGGCCACGCTCGATCTGGTCACGGAGGCTGCGGCCTTCGAACCCTATGGCACCGGGCACACACCGCCGCTGTGGCATGTGCGGGGGGCACTGACCGGCACCCGGCTGGTCGGCAAGCGGGGCGACAGCCTGCAATTTCAGGTCGGGGCGCTGCGCGGTATCAAGCACGGCGAGCAGGACGCGGCCCCCGGCGAACGGGACCTCGCCACCCATCTGGTCCGCAGCGAGTGGCGCGGACAGAACCGCCTGGAACTGCACGGGCAGGCCCTGCGCGCTCCCGCTCGCCTGGGCCTGGACACCCCCTTCACGGCCGCCCCGGCCCTCCCCCGCCTGGACCCCAGGGAGGCGATGAGCCACCTGCGCGCCGGGGCCAGCGCCTACGCCGACGGGCCGGTCGCCGCGTACCTGCGCGATCAGGTGCCTGGCCTGACGCTTCTCTCGCCCGGCGCACCCCACCCGGGCGGCGAGCTGATCCTGTACGCCCTGCCCGCCGAGAGCGACCTGACCCGCTGGCTGGAGGCGGGCCGGGTGGCCTTTGCCTTCGGCCCGAAGACACTGGCCGAGCTGGAGGGCAGCCTCTCCAGCCAGCACCTCGGCCCCCCGCCGCCGCAGATACGCCCCGGGACGGGGGAAGCCGGGCTGGAGGCGGCTGCCGACGCCTACCGCCTCTGGCAGTGGGCGCACCTGTACCGCGTGCTGGACGACGCCGGGTGGAATGCCGCCGTCCGGCACCTGCTGGGGCTGGGGGAGCCGCAGGCGCAGGCCGAGCGCCTGGAAGTCAGCGCGGCGGACGACTGA
- a CDS encoding S-layer homology domain-containing protein: MHKSLMIASTLALSLGVASAQTTTPTPVTPTTAPATTTPATTTTAATQVTTFTDVPAGHWAKDAVDVITQRGLIQGFPDGTFRGNENLTRYQAALIFYRLLQTGALSSGSLSQTDLATITRGMQEVSTELAAISTRVTDLERLSADQQARITALEERITALGTGAAGADVTALTARIDALEAAVRNIPAGPQGPAGPAGPAGAAANTAALEQRIAALEQRATTTGTTTTTTGTVTTDTTPTTVVIDNTTNTNVANGVTRGNLYAGVNVGASSAGNTTCTLGSGGRAVNYCASFGGMIGSTQIVGPLGARIAADYKPGRNAISADVNATFGLNTGSNIQPYVGVGLGLTSSTNRAPNTTNNVTDTYVNGLVGVDFQVTNSIAAFVEGNGRYYLSNKGTGALTNSTTATDRGFVPAVKAGLKFYF, from the coding sequence ATGCACAAGTCCCTGATGATCGCGTCCACTCTGGCCCTCAGCCTCGGCGTCGCCAGCGCCCAGACCACGACGCCCACCCCCGTGACCCCCACCACGGCCCCCGCGACCACGACGCCTGCGACCACCACGACCGCGGCCACCCAGGTCACGACCTTCACGGACGTGCCCGCGGGCCACTGGGCCAAGGACGCCGTGGACGTCATTACGCAGCGCGGCCTGATCCAGGGCTTCCCCGACGGCACCTTCCGCGGCAACGAGAACCTGACCCGCTACCAGGCCGCCCTGATCTTCTACCGCCTGCTCCAGACCGGCGCACTGAGCAGCGGCAGCCTGTCGCAGACCGACCTCGCCACCATCACCCGCGGCATGCAGGAAGTCAGCACCGAGCTGGCCGCCATCAGCACCCGCGTGACCGACCTCGAGCGCCTGTCCGCCGACCAGCAGGCCCGCATCACGGCCCTGGAAGAGCGCATCACCGCGCTGGGCACCGGTGCCGCCGGCGCTGACGTGACGGCCCTGACCGCCCGCATCGACGCGCTGGAAGCCGCCGTGCGCAACATCCCGGCCGGTCCCCAGGGTCCTGCCGGCCCCGCTGGCCCGGCGGGTGCCGCGGCGAACACGGCGGCTCTGGAGCAGCGCATCGCCGCCCTGGAGCAGCGTGCCACCACGACCGGCACCACGACGACCACCACCGGGACCGTCACCACCGACACCACCCCGACCACCGTCGTGATCGACAACACCACGAACACGAACGTCGCCAACGGCGTGACCCGCGGCAACCTGTACGCGGGCGTGAACGTCGGCGCGAGCAGCGCGGGCAACACCACCTGCACGCTGGGCAGCGGTGGCCGTGCGGTGAACTACTGCGCCAGCTTCGGCGGCATGATCGGCAGCACGCAGATCGTCGGGCCGCTCGGGGCGCGCATCGCCGCCGACTACAAGCCCGGCCGCAACGCCATCTCGGCGGACGTGAACGCCACCTTCGGCCTGAACACGGGCAGCAACATCCAGCCCTACGTGGGCGTGGGTCTGGGCCTCACGAGCAGCACCAACCGCGCCCCCAACACCACCAACAACGTGACCGACACCTACGTGAACGGTCTTGTGGGCGTGGACTTCCAGGTCACCAACAGCATCGCCGCCTTCGTGGAAGGCAACGGCCGCTACTACCTGAGCAACAAGGGCACCGGCGCGCTGACCAACTCCACGACCGCGACGGACCGTGGCTTCGTGCCCGCCGTCAAGGCCGGCCTGAAGTTCTACTTCTAA